The Neofelis nebulosa isolate mNeoNeb1 chromosome 16, mNeoNeb1.pri, whole genome shotgun sequence genome includes a window with the following:
- the LOC131497825 gene encoding septin-4 isoform X3, giving the protein MDDKEYVGFATLPNQVHRKSVKKGFDFTLMVAGESGLGKSTLINSLFLTDLYRDRKLLSAEERIMQTVEITKHAVDIEEKGVRLRLTIVDTPGFGDAVNNTECWKPVAEYIDQQFEQYFRDESGLNRKNIQDNRVHCCLYFISPFGHGLRPLDVEFMKALHQRVNIVPILAKADTLTPPEVERKKRKIREEIERFGIKVYQFPDCDSDEDEDFKLQDQALKESIPFAVIGSNTVVEARGRRVRGRLYPWGIVEVENPGHCDFVKLRTMLVRTHMQDLKDVTRETHYENYRAQCIQSMTRLVVKERNRNKLTRESGTDFPIPAVPPGTDPETERLIREKDEEDSLKGPILMRVPVPAAADAGDAAQNPKTDEGDPLVGFQSWIFKSPLHPAQAGPSQHQLCSGPCSYCHFALHPCCLPRDSEEIKFNKSMAAIWCHCLYFYQPLETKKILGPTFERVLKEGAGFWLLVGKTFLSYDRFQPLPRIQSGLSITLTTALLSRA; this is encoded by the exons ATG GATGACAAGGAGTATGTGGGCTTTGCGACCCTCCCCAATCAAGTTCACCGAAAGTCTGTGAAGAAAGGCTTTGACTTTACCCTCATGGTGGCAG GAGAGTCTGGACTGGGGAAATCCACTCTTATCAATAGCCTCTTCCTCACTGATCTGTACCGGGACCGGAAACTCCTCAGTGCTGAAG AGCGGATCATGCAAACTGTGGAGATCACTAAACATGCAGTGGACATAGAAGAGAAGGGTGTGAGGCTACGGCTCACCATTGTGGACACGCCGGGTTTTGGGGATGCAGTCAACAACACAGAGTG CTGGAAGCCTGTGGCAGAATACATCGATCAGCAGTTTGAGCAGTATTTCCGAGATGAGAGTGGCCTGAACCGCAAGAACATTCAAGACAACAGGGTGCACTGCTGCCTGTACTTCATCTCACCCTTCGGCCACGG GCTCCGGCCATTGGATGTTGAATTCATGAAGGCCCTGCATCAGCGGGTCAACATCGTGCCTATCTTGGCTAAGGCGGACACACTGACCCCTCCTGAAGTGGAGCGCAAGAAACGCAAA ATCCGAGAGGAGATTGAGCGCTTTGGAATCAAGGTCTATCAGTTCCCGGACTGTGACTCTGATGAGGATGAAGACTTCAAATTACAGGACCAAGCCCTAAAG GAAAGTATCCCATTTGCTGTAATTGGCAGCAACACTGTGGTAGAGGCCAGAGGGCGGCGAGTTCGGGGCCGTCTCTACCCCTGGGGCATCGTGGAAG TGGAAAATCCAGGACACTGCGACTTTGTGAAGCTGAGGACAATGCTGGTGCGTACTCACATGCAGGACCTGAAGGATGTGACACGGGAGACACATTATGAGAACTACCGGGCACAGTGCATCCAGAGCATGACCCGCCTGGTGGTGAAAGAGAGGAATCGCAA caAACTGACTCGAGAGAGTGGTACCGACTTCCCCATCCCTGCTGTCCCACCAGGGACAGATCCAGAAACTGAGAGGCTGATCCGAGAGAAAGATGAGGAG GACTCTCTAAAAGGCCCCATTTTGATGCGTGTGCCTGTTCCAGCTGCGGCGGATGCAGGAGATGCTGCACAAAATCCAAAGACAGATGAAGGAGACCCATTAGTTGGCTTTCAGTCCTGGATATTTAAATCTCCTCTTCATCCTGCCCAGGCCGGCCCGTCCCAGCACCAGCTCTGCTCAGGCCCCTGCAGCTACTGCCACTTCGCCTTACATCCCTGCTGCCTCCCCAGAGACTCAGAGGAAATAAAGTTTAACAAATCTATGGCTGCCATATGGTGTCACTGTCTGTATTTTTACCAGCCCCTGGAGACCAAAAAGATCCTAGGACCCACTTTTGAAAGGGTGCTGAAGGAGGGTGCTGGTTTCTGGCTTTTAGTAGGGAAAACTTTCCTTTCCTATGACAGGTTTCAGCCCCTGCCTAGAATCCAATCTGGCCTCTCCATCACACTGACCACAGCTCTATTATCTAGGGCCTGA
- the LOC131497825 gene encoding septin-4 isoform X1, translated as MIKRFLEDTDDAELNKFVKDFPGSESCHQPEAKTWVSRPQVLEPKPQAPDLYQDDLEFKGPSWPQPSDSQQYFSASAPLSPSARPRSPWGKLDPYDSSEDDKEYVGFATLPNQVHRKSVKKGFDFTLMVAGESGLGKSTLINSLFLTDLYRDRKLLSAEERIMQTVEITKHAVDIEEKGVRLRLTIVDTPGFGDAVNNTECWKPVAEYIDQQFEQYFRDESGLNRKNIQDNRVHCCLYFISPFGHGLRPLDVEFMKALHQRVNIVPILAKADTLTPPEVERKKRKIREEIERFGIKVYQFPDCDSDEDEDFKLQDQALKESIPFAVIGSNTVVEARGRRVRGRLYPWGIVEVENPGHCDFVKLRTMLVRTHMQDLKDVTRETHYENYRAQCIQSMTRLVVKERNRNKLTRESGTDFPIPAVPPGTDPETERLIREKDEEDSLKGPILMRVPVPAAADAGDAAQNPKTDEGDPLVGFQSWIFKSPLHPAQAGPSQHQLCSGPCSYCHFALHPCCLPRDSEEIKFNKSMAAIWCHCLYFYQPLETKKILGPTFERVLKEGAGFWLLVGKTFLSYDRFQPLPRIQSGLSITLTTALLSRA; from the exons ATG aTCAAGCGCTTCCTGGAGGACACGGATGATGCAGAACTGAACAAGTTCGTGAAGGATTTCCCAGGAAGTGAGAGCTGCCACCAACCAGAGGCCAAGACCTGGGTGTCCAGGCCCCAAGTTCTGGAGCCAAAGCCCCAGGCCCCGGACCTCTACCAGGATGACCTGGAGTTCAAAGGCCCCTCGTGGCCCCAGCCCTCTGACAGCCAGCAGTACTTCTCTGCCTCAGCCCCTCTCAGCCCCTCAGCCCGACCCCGCAGCCCATGGGGCAAGCTTGATCCCTATGACTCCTCTGAG GATGACAAGGAGTATGTGGGCTTTGCGACCCTCCCCAATCAAGTTCACCGAAAGTCTGTGAAGAAAGGCTTTGACTTTACCCTCATGGTGGCAG GAGAGTCTGGACTGGGGAAATCCACTCTTATCAATAGCCTCTTCCTCACTGATCTGTACCGGGACCGGAAACTCCTCAGTGCTGAAG AGCGGATCATGCAAACTGTGGAGATCACTAAACATGCAGTGGACATAGAAGAGAAGGGTGTGAGGCTACGGCTCACCATTGTGGACACGCCGGGTTTTGGGGATGCAGTCAACAACACAGAGTG CTGGAAGCCTGTGGCAGAATACATCGATCAGCAGTTTGAGCAGTATTTCCGAGATGAGAGTGGCCTGAACCGCAAGAACATTCAAGACAACAGGGTGCACTGCTGCCTGTACTTCATCTCACCCTTCGGCCACGG GCTCCGGCCATTGGATGTTGAATTCATGAAGGCCCTGCATCAGCGGGTCAACATCGTGCCTATCTTGGCTAAGGCGGACACACTGACCCCTCCTGAAGTGGAGCGCAAGAAACGCAAA ATCCGAGAGGAGATTGAGCGCTTTGGAATCAAGGTCTATCAGTTCCCGGACTGTGACTCTGATGAGGATGAAGACTTCAAATTACAGGACCAAGCCCTAAAG GAAAGTATCCCATTTGCTGTAATTGGCAGCAACACTGTGGTAGAGGCCAGAGGGCGGCGAGTTCGGGGCCGTCTCTACCCCTGGGGCATCGTGGAAG TGGAAAATCCAGGACACTGCGACTTTGTGAAGCTGAGGACAATGCTGGTGCGTACTCACATGCAGGACCTGAAGGATGTGACACGGGAGACACATTATGAGAACTACCGGGCACAGTGCATCCAGAGCATGACCCGCCTGGTGGTGAAAGAGAGGAATCGCAA caAACTGACTCGAGAGAGTGGTACCGACTTCCCCATCCCTGCTGTCCCACCAGGGACAGATCCAGAAACTGAGAGGCTGATCCGAGAGAAAGATGAGGAG GACTCTCTAAAAGGCCCCATTTTGATGCGTGTGCCTGTTCCAGCTGCGGCGGATGCAGGAGATGCTGCACAAAATCCAAAGACAGATGAAGGAGACCCATTAGTTGGCTTTCAGTCCTGGATATTTAAATCTCCTCTTCATCCTGCCCAGGCCGGCCCGTCCCAGCACCAGCTCTGCTCAGGCCCCTGCAGCTACTGCCACTTCGCCTTACATCCCTGCTGCCTCCCCAGAGACTCAGAGGAAATAAAGTTTAACAAATCTATGGCTGCCATATGGTGTCACTGTCTGTATTTTTACCAGCCCCTGGAGACCAAAAAGATCCTAGGACCCACTTTTGAAAGGGTGCTGAAGGAGGGTGCTGGTTTCTGGCTTTTAGTAGGGAAAACTTTCCTTTCCTATGACAGGTTTCAGCCCCTGCCTAGAATCCAATCTGGCCTCTCCATCACACTGACCACAGCTCTATTATCTAGGGCCTGA
- the LOC131497825 gene encoding septin-4 isoform X2: MWAGAGRPREGAERYRVSVHDDKEYVGFATLPNQVHRKSVKKGFDFTLMVAGESGLGKSTLINSLFLTDLYRDRKLLSAEERIMQTVEITKHAVDIEEKGVRLRLTIVDTPGFGDAVNNTECWKPVAEYIDQQFEQYFRDESGLNRKNIQDNRVHCCLYFISPFGHGLRPLDVEFMKALHQRVNIVPILAKADTLTPPEVERKKRKIREEIERFGIKVYQFPDCDSDEDEDFKLQDQALKESIPFAVIGSNTVVEARGRRVRGRLYPWGIVEVENPGHCDFVKLRTMLVRTHMQDLKDVTRETHYENYRAQCIQSMTRLVVKERNRNKLTRESGTDFPIPAVPPGTDPETERLIREKDEEDSLKGPILMRVPVPAAADAGDAAQNPKTDEGDPLVGFQSWIFKSPLHPAQAGPSQHQLCSGPCSYCHFALHPCCLPRDSEEIKFNKSMAAIWCHCLYFYQPLETKKILGPTFERVLKEGAGFWLLVGKTFLSYDRFQPLPRIQSGLSITLTTALLSRA; encoded by the exons ATG TGGGCTGGTGCTGGAAGAcccagggagggagcagagagataCCGAGTgtctgtgcat GATGACAAGGAGTATGTGGGCTTTGCGACCCTCCCCAATCAAGTTCACCGAAAGTCTGTGAAGAAAGGCTTTGACTTTACCCTCATGGTGGCAG GAGAGTCTGGACTGGGGAAATCCACTCTTATCAATAGCCTCTTCCTCACTGATCTGTACCGGGACCGGAAACTCCTCAGTGCTGAAG AGCGGATCATGCAAACTGTGGAGATCACTAAACATGCAGTGGACATAGAAGAGAAGGGTGTGAGGCTACGGCTCACCATTGTGGACACGCCGGGTTTTGGGGATGCAGTCAACAACACAGAGTG CTGGAAGCCTGTGGCAGAATACATCGATCAGCAGTTTGAGCAGTATTTCCGAGATGAGAGTGGCCTGAACCGCAAGAACATTCAAGACAACAGGGTGCACTGCTGCCTGTACTTCATCTCACCCTTCGGCCACGG GCTCCGGCCATTGGATGTTGAATTCATGAAGGCCCTGCATCAGCGGGTCAACATCGTGCCTATCTTGGCTAAGGCGGACACACTGACCCCTCCTGAAGTGGAGCGCAAGAAACGCAAA ATCCGAGAGGAGATTGAGCGCTTTGGAATCAAGGTCTATCAGTTCCCGGACTGTGACTCTGATGAGGATGAAGACTTCAAATTACAGGACCAAGCCCTAAAG GAAAGTATCCCATTTGCTGTAATTGGCAGCAACACTGTGGTAGAGGCCAGAGGGCGGCGAGTTCGGGGCCGTCTCTACCCCTGGGGCATCGTGGAAG TGGAAAATCCAGGACACTGCGACTTTGTGAAGCTGAGGACAATGCTGGTGCGTACTCACATGCAGGACCTGAAGGATGTGACACGGGAGACACATTATGAGAACTACCGGGCACAGTGCATCCAGAGCATGACCCGCCTGGTGGTGAAAGAGAGGAATCGCAA caAACTGACTCGAGAGAGTGGTACCGACTTCCCCATCCCTGCTGTCCCACCAGGGACAGATCCAGAAACTGAGAGGCTGATCCGAGAGAAAGATGAGGAG GACTCTCTAAAAGGCCCCATTTTGATGCGTGTGCCTGTTCCAGCTGCGGCGGATGCAGGAGATGCTGCACAAAATCCAAAGACAGATGAAGGAGACCCATTAGTTGGCTTTCAGTCCTGGATATTTAAATCTCCTCTTCATCCTGCCCAGGCCGGCCCGTCCCAGCACCAGCTCTGCTCAGGCCCCTGCAGCTACTGCCACTTCGCCTTACATCCCTGCTGCCTCCCCAGAGACTCAGAGGAAATAAAGTTTAACAAATCTATGGCTGCCATATGGTGTCACTGTCTGTATTTTTACCAGCCCCTGGAGACCAAAAAGATCCTAGGACCCACTTTTGAAAGGGTGCTGAAGGAGGGTGCTGGTTTCTGGCTTTTAGTAGGGAAAACTTTCCTTTCCTATGACAGGTTTCAGCCCCTGCCTAGAATCCAATCTGGCCTCTCCATCACACTGACCACAGCTCTATTATCTAGGGCCTGA
- the LOC131497825 gene encoding septin-4 isoform X5: protein MQTVEITKHAVDIEEKGVRLRLTIVDTPGFGDAVNNTECWKPVAEYIDQQFEQYFRDESGLNRKNIQDNRVHCCLYFISPFGHGLRPLDVEFMKALHQRVNIVPILAKADTLTPPEVERKKRKIREEIERFGIKVYQFPDCDSDEDEDFKLQDQALKESIPFAVIGSNTVVEARGRRVRGRLYPWGIVEVENPGHCDFVKLRTMLVRTHMQDLKDVTRETHYENYRAQCIQSMTRLVVKERNRNKLTRESGTDFPIPAVPPGTDPETERLIREKDEEDSLKGPILMRVPVPAAADAGDAAQNPKTDEGDPLVGFQSWIFKSPLHPAQAGPSQHQLCSGPCSYCHFALHPCCLPRDSEEIKFNKSMAAIWCHCLYFYQPLETKKILGPTFERVLKEGAGFWLLVGKTFLSYDRFQPLPRIQSGLSITLTTALLSRA from the exons ATGCAAACTGTGGAGATCACTAAACATGCAGTGGACATAGAAGAGAAGGGTGTGAGGCTACGGCTCACCATTGTGGACACGCCGGGTTTTGGGGATGCAGTCAACAACACAGAGTG CTGGAAGCCTGTGGCAGAATACATCGATCAGCAGTTTGAGCAGTATTTCCGAGATGAGAGTGGCCTGAACCGCAAGAACATTCAAGACAACAGGGTGCACTGCTGCCTGTACTTCATCTCACCCTTCGGCCACGG GCTCCGGCCATTGGATGTTGAATTCATGAAGGCCCTGCATCAGCGGGTCAACATCGTGCCTATCTTGGCTAAGGCGGACACACTGACCCCTCCTGAAGTGGAGCGCAAGAAACGCAAA ATCCGAGAGGAGATTGAGCGCTTTGGAATCAAGGTCTATCAGTTCCCGGACTGTGACTCTGATGAGGATGAAGACTTCAAATTACAGGACCAAGCCCTAAAG GAAAGTATCCCATTTGCTGTAATTGGCAGCAACACTGTGGTAGAGGCCAGAGGGCGGCGAGTTCGGGGCCGTCTCTACCCCTGGGGCATCGTGGAAG TGGAAAATCCAGGACACTGCGACTTTGTGAAGCTGAGGACAATGCTGGTGCGTACTCACATGCAGGACCTGAAGGATGTGACACGGGAGACACATTATGAGAACTACCGGGCACAGTGCATCCAGAGCATGACCCGCCTGGTGGTGAAAGAGAGGAATCGCAA caAACTGACTCGAGAGAGTGGTACCGACTTCCCCATCCCTGCTGTCCCACCAGGGACAGATCCAGAAACTGAGAGGCTGATCCGAGAGAAAGATGAGGAG GACTCTCTAAAAGGCCCCATTTTGATGCGTGTGCCTGTTCCAGCTGCGGCGGATGCAGGAGATGCTGCACAAAATCCAAAGACAGATGAAGGAGACCCATTAGTTGGCTTTCAGTCCTGGATATTTAAATCTCCTCTTCATCCTGCCCAGGCCGGCCCGTCCCAGCACCAGCTCTGCTCAGGCCCCTGCAGCTACTGCCACTTCGCCTTACATCCCTGCTGCCTCCCCAGAGACTCAGAGGAAATAAAGTTTAACAAATCTATGGCTGCCATATGGTGTCACTGTCTGTATTTTTACCAGCCCCTGGAGACCAAAAAGATCCTAGGACCCACTTTTGAAAGGGTGCTGAAGGAGGGTGCTGGTTTCTGGCTTTTAGTAGGGAAAACTTTCCTTTCCTATGACAGGTTTCAGCCCCTGCCTAGAATCCAATCTGGCCTCTCCATCACACTGACCACAGCTCTATTATCTAGGGCCTGA
- the LOC131497825 gene encoding septin-4 isoform X4 yields MIKRFLEDTDDAELNKFVKDFPGSESCHQPEAKTWVSRPQVLEPKPQAPDLYQDDLEFKGPSWPQPSDSQQYFSASAPLSPSARPRSPWGKLDPYDSSEDDKEYVGFATLPNQVHRKSVKKGFDFTLMVAGESGLGKSTLINSLFLTDLYRDRKLLSAEERIMQTVEITKHAVDIEEKGVRLRLTIVDTPGFGDAVNNTECWKPVAEYIDQQFEQYFRDESGLNRKNIQDNRVHCCLYFISPFGHGLRPLDVEFMKALHQRVNIVPILAKADTLTPPEVERKKRKIREEIERFGIKVYQFPDCDSDEDEDFKLQDQALKESIPFAVIGSNTVVEARGRRVRGRLYPWGIVEVENPGHCDFVKLRTMLVRTHMQDLKDVTRETHYENYRAQCIQSMTRLVVKERNRNKLTRESGTDFPIPAVPPGTDPETERLIREKDEELRRMQEMLHKIQRQMKETH; encoded by the exons ATG aTCAAGCGCTTCCTGGAGGACACGGATGATGCAGAACTGAACAAGTTCGTGAAGGATTTCCCAGGAAGTGAGAGCTGCCACCAACCAGAGGCCAAGACCTGGGTGTCCAGGCCCCAAGTTCTGGAGCCAAAGCCCCAGGCCCCGGACCTCTACCAGGATGACCTGGAGTTCAAAGGCCCCTCGTGGCCCCAGCCCTCTGACAGCCAGCAGTACTTCTCTGCCTCAGCCCCTCTCAGCCCCTCAGCCCGACCCCGCAGCCCATGGGGCAAGCTTGATCCCTATGACTCCTCTGAG GATGACAAGGAGTATGTGGGCTTTGCGACCCTCCCCAATCAAGTTCACCGAAAGTCTGTGAAGAAAGGCTTTGACTTTACCCTCATGGTGGCAG GAGAGTCTGGACTGGGGAAATCCACTCTTATCAATAGCCTCTTCCTCACTGATCTGTACCGGGACCGGAAACTCCTCAGTGCTGAAG AGCGGATCATGCAAACTGTGGAGATCACTAAACATGCAGTGGACATAGAAGAGAAGGGTGTGAGGCTACGGCTCACCATTGTGGACACGCCGGGTTTTGGGGATGCAGTCAACAACACAGAGTG CTGGAAGCCTGTGGCAGAATACATCGATCAGCAGTTTGAGCAGTATTTCCGAGATGAGAGTGGCCTGAACCGCAAGAACATTCAAGACAACAGGGTGCACTGCTGCCTGTACTTCATCTCACCCTTCGGCCACGG GCTCCGGCCATTGGATGTTGAATTCATGAAGGCCCTGCATCAGCGGGTCAACATCGTGCCTATCTTGGCTAAGGCGGACACACTGACCCCTCCTGAAGTGGAGCGCAAGAAACGCAAA ATCCGAGAGGAGATTGAGCGCTTTGGAATCAAGGTCTATCAGTTCCCGGACTGTGACTCTGATGAGGATGAAGACTTCAAATTACAGGACCAAGCCCTAAAG GAAAGTATCCCATTTGCTGTAATTGGCAGCAACACTGTGGTAGAGGCCAGAGGGCGGCGAGTTCGGGGCCGTCTCTACCCCTGGGGCATCGTGGAAG TGGAAAATCCAGGACACTGCGACTTTGTGAAGCTGAGGACAATGCTGGTGCGTACTCACATGCAGGACCTGAAGGATGTGACACGGGAGACACATTATGAGAACTACCGGGCACAGTGCATCCAGAGCATGACCCGCCTGGTGGTGAAAGAGAGGAATCGCAA caAACTGACTCGAGAGAGTGGTACCGACTTCCCCATCCCTGCTGTCCCACCAGGGACAGATCCAGAAACTGAGAGGCTGATCCGAGAGAAAGATGAGGAG CTGCGGCGGATGCAGGAGATGCTGCACAAAATCCAAAGACAGATGAAGGAGACCCATTAG